The following coding sequences are from one Gemella haemolysans ATCC 10379 window:
- a CDS encoding class I SAM-dependent methyltransferase, which produces MSDLEKLFFKIDKQVEENKGEGLYFDSLVNYLTLENDEDYFDIIDNFSKEDIKKAYQFLLLKALKELNNPSYDITPEVITMYVSHILEYLYNNEKISVADFASGSGNFLINLSALSKGEYELTSVDVDNNYARLQQNIFNLLETNVEIINQDALKPLNIKKQDVIISDVPFGYYADEDNSLNYKLCSAEGYSLNALLFIEQAANYLNDNGVGVLVVPKKVLELEDNFKKFLEEDINLNAVITLPDEMFKNASQQKAIILITKKEQTKLPNQVFLAQVPSHKNKEGYANFIEEFKNWLSEK; this is translated from the coding sequence ATGTCAGATTTAGAAAAATTATTTTTTAAGATAGATAAACAAGTAGAAGAAAATAAAGGTGAAGGGTTGTATTTTGACTCTTTAGTGAATTATTTAACTTTAGAGAATGATGAAGATTATTTTGATATTATAGACAATTTCTCTAAAGAGGATATTAAAAAAGCTTATCAGTTTTTACTATTAAAAGCTCTTAAAGAGTTAAATAATCCTAGTTATGACATTACACCGGAAGTTATAACTATGTATGTATCTCATATTTTAGAGTATTTATACAATAATGAGAAGATTTCTGTAGCTGATTTTGCTAGTGGAAGTGGAAACTTCTTAATTAACTTATCAGCTTTATCAAAAGGTGAATACGAGTTAACTTCTGTTGATGTTGATAATAATTATGCTAGATTACAACAAAATATTTTCAATTTATTAGAAACTAATGTTGAAATCATTAATCAAGATGCTCTTAAACCTTTAAATATTAAGAAGCAAGATGTTATCATCAGTGATGTACCTTTTGGATATTATGCAGATGAGGATAATAGCCTAAACTATAAACTTTGTAGTGCTGAAGGATATAGCTTAAATGCTTTATTATTCATCGAGCAAGCGGCTAATTACTTAAATGATAATGGTGTAGGGGTACTAGTAGTACCTAAGAAGGTTCTTGAGCTTGAAGATAATTTCAAAAAATTCTTAGAAGAAGATATTAATTTAAATGCGGTAATTACATTACCAGATGAGATGTTTAAAAATGCATCTCAACAAAAAGCTATTATTTTAATAACTAAAAAAGAACAAACTAAATTGCCAAATCAAGTATTCTTAGCACAAGTACCTAGCCACAAAAATAAAGAAGGTTATGCTAATTTTATTGAAGAATTTAAAAATTGGTTATCAGAAAAATAG
- a CDS encoding type II restriction endonuclease, which yields MRFNEYLSSQVDDKLEYFFSTLSVTNRTPEYYVNWDKVRRETKVFELELHTLNYLIGKEDIYNEALELFQKQPQLLKAIPSLIASREKILDILFFDVDDIMNFYQLDFKNIDSSQLGKYVDFMKDAGLLEFLQKDANRSLVDYVYGVEAGLDSNARKNRSGTTMENILERNVEKICTDQNLVYKAQATANYIRSSWGIEVPVDKSERRFDIAVFSKEKNKVWLIETNYYGGGGSKLKSVSGEFTELSKLIQTAKDDVSFSWVTDGQGWHTARYPLSEAFGHIDNIFNLEMLKQGYLFDLFKK from the coding sequence ATGAGGTTTAATGAGTATTTGTCAAGTCAAGTTGATGACAAATTAGAATATTTCTTTTCTACATTATCAGTTACTAATAGAACACCAGAGTATTATGTGAATTGGGATAAAGTAAGAAGAGAAACAAAAGTATTTGAGTTAGAGTTGCATACTTTAAATTATTTAATAGGAAAAGAAGATATTTATAATGAGGCTTTAGAATTGTTTCAGAAGCAACCACAGCTATTGAAAGCTATTCCTAGCTTAATAGCCAGTAGAGAAAAAATTTTAGATATATTATTCTTTGATGTAGATGATATTATGAATTTTTACCAACTAGATTTCAAGAATATTGATAGTAGTCAATTAGGAAAGTATGTAGATTTCATGAAAGATGCAGGTCTTTTAGAATTTTTACAGAAAGATGCGAACCGTTCATTGGTTGATTATGTTTATGGTGTGGAAGCCGGTTTAGACAGTAATGCGAGAAAAAATCGTAGTGGAACAACTATGGAGAATATTTTAGAGCGAAATGTAGAAAAAATTTGTACTGATCAAAATTTAGTTTACAAGGCTCAAGCAACAGCAAATTATATAAGAAGTTCTTGGGGAATTGAAGTACCAGTTGATAAATCGGAACGTCGTTTTGATATTGCAGTGTTTTCAAAAGAAAAAAATAAAGTATGGCTTATTGAAACTAACTACTATGGTGGCGGTGGAAGTAAATTGAAATCTGTCTCTGGAGAATTTACGGAACTAAGTAAATTAATTCAAACAGCTAAAGATGACGTGAGTTTTTCATGGGTAACTGATGGACAAGGATGGCATACGGCACGTTATCCTTTATCTGAAGCTTTTGGGCATATAGACAATATTTTTAATTTAGAAATGTTAAAACAAGGATATTTATTTGATTTGTTTAAAAAATAA
- a CDS encoding PD-(D/E)XK nuclease superfamily protein — translation MKRKPNKSGGGANTTENGLKFERDTEFSELVDILPNYELKEIDFKDKKSTKGFEVYRIGEKEPMGKIMPQNRFYDFLRDLNIENTNSKKWKPDEVFINFENNTVYIIEKKWQENGGSVDEKLLGFGNKRRLYQRLLDKLDKPFSVSFVFVGNKFFKEDSFRDYFEMLRGDGVKIMIEKYDMNFFGLY, via the coding sequence ATGAAAAGAAAACCAAATAAAAGTGGTGGTGGAGCTAATACTACTGAAAATGGTCTTAAATTTGAGAGAGATACTGAATTTTCAGAATTAGTAGATATACTTCCAAATTATGAATTAAAAGAGATTGATTTTAAGGATAAAAAGAGTACTAAAGGATTTGAAGTCTATAGAATTGGAGAAAAAGAACCAATGGGGAAAATTATGCCCCAGAATAGATTTTATGATTTTTTAAGAGATTTAAATATTGAAAATACAAATTCTAAAAAATGGAAACCTGATGAAGTATTTATTAATTTTGAAAACAATACAGTTTATATAATAGAAAAAAAGTGGCAAGAAAATGGTGGGAGTGTCGATGAGAAGTTATTAGGTTTTGGAAATAAAAGGCGACTATATCAAAGATTATTAGATAAATTAGATAAACCATTTTCTGTAAGTTTTGTATTTGTAGGAAATAAATTCTTTAAAGAAGATTCGTTTAGAGACTATTTCGAGATGCTAAGAGGAGATGGAGTAAAAATTATGATAGAAAAATATGATATGAACTTTTTTGGATTATATTAA